In the genome of Paenibacillus sp. GP183, the window GGACCCTGCTTCCTTCGATTCGCGTCCACCAGGAGTCCGAGCTATCCCGGGTGAGGGTCTAACCATCCCGATCTGGCTTCTGGGCTCCAGCGGCTTCAGCGCTCAATTGGCTGGCCAGCTTGGCCTGCCTTTTGCCTTTGCCAGTCATTTCGCACCGGATTATATTCTGCCTGCACTCCATTTGTACCGCAGCAACTTCCGCCCTTCGGAAGTTCTGGACAAGCCTTACGCCATGATCGGCCTTAACATCGTTGCCGCCGACACCGAGGATGATGCCAAGAGGCTTGCAACCTCTCAGCAGATGCAATTTCTGAACATTATCCGCGGACGTACCGGCCAGCTCGGACCGCCTGTTGATAGCATGGATACACTATGGGAGCCGCATGAAAAGGCCCATCTCCAGAGGATGATGACCTACTCCATTGTGGGTAATAAATCCATTCTTCGTGACAAGCTGGAATTTTTCCTGAAAGAAACAGAAGCCGATGAATTCATCGTCGCTGCCCAGATTTATGATCACCAAGCTAGACTAAGGTCTTATGAGCTTTTGGCCGAGGTTAAAAAAGAGCTGGCCTAAAATTTAGACGTCATAAAAGAAGCTGTCCCCAATGTGCATGCATTGTGCATCAACATTGGGGACAGCCTTTTCTTTTTCACTAAAGCTAATGCAGCCCTGCTTCTTTCATTGATTAAAATTGTAGGTCCAAAAGCGTTCAGTTCCAAATCGCTCTTGGACTTCCGGGTCCTCCCAAGCATTGCCGCCCAATATCTCTGGCGCATAGAATTGAGTGCGATGAGATTCTATAGATTGCTTTTTGATATGCAAAAAGTCTTTGACGTTATTTAGCAAATCAGGTTTCCCGATAAATTGCTCGCAATTCTTGGAAAATGCCAAGCAGTGAACCTTAGGTCTTTGTTCGGCAGGCATTTTCCTTATTGTGCTGATAACAGCGGCCCCTGTAGCATCATGATCGGGATGAACGGCGTATCCTGGGTAAAAGGTAATCACAAGAGACGGGTTAATCTCTTTGATAATTTCAAGAATACTGCCTTCCAGTTTATACTGATCCTCGAATTCGAGCGTTTTATCATGGAAGCCAAGAGTGCGTAAGTCCTGAATGCCAATAACCCGGCAAGATGCTTCCAATTCCTTCTTGCGAATTTGGGGAAGTGTAACCCGATTGGCAAATGGAGCGGTTCCCATGTTTCTTCCCATTTCCCCTAAGGTCAAACAGGCATATGTAACCTTGGTACCATTTTGTATATGTTTGGATAGTGTCCCCGACAAGCCGAACGCTTCGTCATCCGGATGCGGCAGTACAACTAGAATGTGACGTTCCATGAATTTCTCATCTCCTCATGTTTTAGAAGGGTGCCTTGCTTA includes:
- a CDS encoding LLM class flavin-dependent oxidoreductase, translated to MKRFKDVPISILDLAPVVKGGTPADSFHNSLDLARHAEKWGYHRYWLAEHHNMPGIASSATSLVIGYVAAGTEKIRVGSGGIMLPNHAPLMIAEQFGTLESMYPGRIDLGLGRAPGSDQPAMRAIRRGLGSDGSDFPEQLSELRSYLDPASFDSRPPGVRAIPGEGLTIPIWLLGSSGFSAQLAGQLGLPFAFASHFAPDYILPALHLYRSNFRPSEVLDKPYAMIGLNIVAADTEDDAKRLATSQQMQFLNIIRGRTGQLGPPVDSMDTLWEPHEKAHLQRMMTYSIVGNKSILRDKLEFFLKETEADEFIVAAQIYDHQARLRSYELLAEVKKELA
- the bshB2 gene encoding bacillithiol biosynthesis deacetylase BshB2, encoding MERHILVVLPHPDDEAFGLSGTLSKHIQNGTKVTYACLTLGEMGRNMGTAPFANRVTLPQIRKKELEASCRVIGIQDLRTLGFHDKTLEFEDQYKLEGSILEIIKEINPSLVITFYPGYAVHPDHDATGAAVISTIRKMPAEQRPKVHCLAFSKNCEQFIGKPDLLNNVKDFLHIKKQSIESHRTQFYAPEILGGNAWEDPEVQERFGTERFWTYNFNQ